The genomic interval TGGCATTAAACTTCtgttgaaatgtttttttttactatatttaaaaCTCCTTTTGTAATCTAcatcattaaacattagttgtaaatataaaatatttttatttttaatgaaaaactcatgataattttatttaaactattTCTACTAAAAACTTctaattcatttattaaaatcaacacatggataaaaaaacaattttaataaagattaaaacataaaaaaaattatctgatggtgacaaataaaaattaaaagagacaTAATGAGTAATTTCTCTATGTTTAGTAGTTGCAagtcaaaattatataaacacaACAACTATATAAAATcataaagtaataataatctaataatattaaattagaactatataataacaataaacatataattGTGACATGAAAATcacataaaaactaaaacaatatattttgatccatcatattatatattaaaaatatttagattgTATTACAGTAGTTCCTctccatacatatatataatcctttTAGTCGACTCACTGCATAAATTCACATTATTGCTTAATATTCAAAATGTGAAATACCctaaataacaattttattaaatacattttcaccaaatattttttaaaaattaaatatatatcaatataacaAGCACAATgccaaataagaagaagaaaagtcaTTCATTAAAATCTATAATCATCCATTCAAGATCAAGaaaactttatataaaaaaagaaaaaaacaaaggagtaaaaaaaatcaatcaaacctCCTGCGTCTCCAAGCGGAAACAGAGAAAAGAGATCGATCCTGccaacaaagatgaagaaaaccatTCTCTTCCCTGATCTTATAGCCTTCACACCCAAAGCCCTGCAACAACCTCCTGGCCTGCAACAACGTGTAGTACCCTAACGGCACACTACCAAACCCGGCCATCTCCATTCTGTGCACCCATTTCTCAAGCTTCTCATGTCTCTCCCTCCTCTCCACACCTTCACAAGCCACTATGTTCCTTATCTCCTCCCCCCACACCAGCTTCTCCACCTTCATCCTCTCCGCGGATGGCCTCGCCATCGTTGACTCTAAGCAATCAAACAACGCCGCGTAGTAGTTTAAGGATTCCATGAACCTTTCATTCATACTAAACCCATTATGGTTTGACTCTTGCTCAGTGACAACCATGACCTTTGGTGAGAGACCACAGAGCCATGACAAGAATCTCTCCATCTTCGGCGCAGGTGGAAGACCAAACGGAGACGAAGAAGCCGAATCAGGACTCATACTATAGCCATTAAGCAAAATGTCTTTCTCAAGTAACTCCCCAAGTGTTCCTTGACTCATTTGAACAATCCTATGGAACTGGGCGATGCTGCAAGAGTTCCTGGACGTGAGAAATGGAGTTCCCTTACGCGCGGCTGCGGCGTCATCATCGGAAGCGAGCAAACAATGGAGCTGAAGAACAGAAGAGATGGCGAGAGCTTCGCCAGTTTTGATCCGGACTAGGTTGGGGTCGAGGTTGTCGAGCCTGGATACGACCTGGTTGAACTGGAAAGGGATGTCGAGACGTTCGGCTTCTTCGGATAAGAGAACCGCAGTGTGGTCGAGGAGTTGTTTGTGTTCGTTAATGCCGGTGATTCGGAGGTGAGGAGGGCCTTCTTTGCGGTCTCTGAGGAGGTGGAGAAGGGGAACCCATTGGGCTGGGTCAGAGAAACTGAGGTCAATGATGTGGATCATCTTCTCGCCTTCCATGGTTTCCATGATGGCTTGGTTGGAGATCATGTAAGAGAGACGGAGGAAAGGGCAGAGGTCGAAAAAGTGGCGGCGGGCGGCGAGGGACTCGGCGGGAGTCGGAGGAGGAGGGTTGAGGACGATGTAGAAGCCACGCCAGGAGCTGAGGACTCGGAGAGCGAGGGCATGGGTGAAGCAGGACGCTATGCGTTGCACGGTGTCGCCCGTTGGGGAGGCGAGCATGGAGATGTGCTCGAGACATTGGTTAGTTTGGTCAAAGGAGTTGGCCGAGACTTGCTCGGCGCATCTGAGTAAGAGTTGGATCAAATAAATCCCGCGCTCGTCGGACTTGAGCTCGCGTGTAGACGGAGTACTGAATGGTGACCCCAAGGCCGACGTCGTGCTCGGAGAGATGGACATGTACTCGTGGGTCATCTCAAAGTTATTTctctagaaagaaaaaaaaaaacaagaagtggTGACATGAGGTTAAGTTTGGGATGAAAAAGAGGAGGAAGGGTTGTACTTTGGGGATGAGATTGCGGTAGAGTGAAGGAGAGGGGGAGGTTTGGGAGGAGAAAAAGAGGTTTGAACCTGGATTTGGTGAGAGGCATGGGGACAAACGCGGAGTGCTTTGTCCTCATCGAATTGGTCTGCATGCTTGGGAGCGTGGGAGAATATGGAatttgtgagtgtgtgtgtCCTTGTAAGGAGCCTCTTCCATGCCATGCGTTACTCGTTTGTAATTTGTTGACAGCTAAGGGCCTATCTGGGAGGGGACGGTAAATAaggtcattattattatatatataaatgagaatattttcttttattatgtaTGCTTTTAAAGAAGTggaaattgttaaaaaaaaaaccataagtttgcaatattgtcaTAAAATACCCCTTAATTTgaaaatccctaaaaaccctttttcttttaaactcAATATTTTCCAAACCCCCAACatatgtaacggtggttaacggagttatttttaaattttatggacgaagtTGCCCTTGTATGGGAAGTCGTGGCACTACAACCATTTcagcggtttgagaggaagtgagGGGTTTTTCTTAGAGGTCGTTTGGTTCgtagtaatgatatattaccacgtaacgagattaccgtggtaataaaatcgggaatgttatatgccaggaatattatggtaattaatgataaccatgtttggttagaaaatcatattacatagtaatcaacttggtaatattttaaatttcctATATTACCCTTGTGTCTACCATTTTatgcaagtttaaatttaaaataaaataaattcttggatttaaaaataaattttcgaAGATCAACATATTcctaaaataatgttatttaaatttaattttttttctaacaaataaagtataaaaattattattattaaataaagggcatatttgtccaaaaaatatttcagattaccacccacttggtaatccaacatatccacctattttggtggtaatgggattactAAGTTTTTTGGTAATCTTCGAAGGTTGGTAATCACAGATAACCATCAATATTACCATCACCATCAATCCAAACGTGGTAatcttttcagatta from Dioscorea cayenensis subsp. rotundata cultivar TDr96_F1 chromosome 7, TDr96_F1_v2_PseudoChromosome.rev07_lg8_w22 25.fasta, whole genome shotgun sequence carries:
- the LOC120264566 gene encoding scarecrow-like protein 3, whose protein sequence is MTHEYMSISPSTTSALGSPFSTPSTRELKSDERGIYLIQLLLRCAEQVSANSFDQTNQCLEHISMLASPTGDTVQRIASCFTHALALRVLSSWRGFYIVLNPPPPTPAESLAARRHFFDLCPFLRLSYMISNQAIMETMEGEKMIHIIDLSFSDPAQWVPLLHLLRDRKEGPPHLRITGINEHKQLLDHTAVLLSEEAERLDIPFQFNQVVSRLDNLDPNLVRIKTGEALAISSVLQLHCLLASDDDAAAARKGTPFLTSRNSCSIAQFHRIVQMSQGTLGELLEKDILLNGYSMSPDSASSSPFGLPPAPKMERFLSWLCGLSPKVMVVTEQESNHNGFSMNERFMESLNYYAALFDCLESTMARPSAERMKVEKLVWGEEIRNIVACEGVERRERHEKLEKWVHRMEMAGFGSVPLGYYTLLQARRLLQGFGCEGYKIREENGFLHLCWQDRSLFSVSAWRRRRFD